The genomic segment CAGACGTCATCCAGCAGTCGTGCCTTGCTGCGCCCAGTGAATGCGGATCTCTTCCGATGACCGGAGGGCGTATATTGGCCCTATGCGGCGGTGTCGGCGGCGCAAAACTGGCTCATGGCCTTGCTGTGACGGTGCCAGCGGACAAGCTCTCGATCATGGTCAACACCGGCGATGATTTCGAGCATCTCGGGCTGCACATCAGCCCGGACGTCGATACGGTCCTCTATACACTTTCCGGGCGCGCCAATAAGACGTTGGGCTGGGGGCGTGGCGACGAGACCTGGAGTTTTCATGAAACCCTTGGGGAGCTTGGACTGGAGACTTGGTTCAGGCTCGGAGATCGGGATCTTGCGCTCCATGTGGAGCGGACGCGCCAACTGCGATCCGGCGTGAGTCTAAGCGACGTTACAGCGGCGCTTGCAACGCGGCTGGGAGTGGGCCCGCGCATTCTTCCCATGAGTGATCAGCGCCTCTCGACGGTGGTCCATACTGCTTCCGGACCGCTTGCATTCCAGGAGTATTTTGTTCGGGAAGGCTGTGCGCCAGTGGTAGAGGCCCTGACCTATTGGGGAGCCGAAGCGGCAGCACCTTCACCCAAAGCGCTTGATCTGCTTAATGACGATGGGTTGGAGGCAGTGGTGATCTGTCCGTCGAATCCGTTCCTCAGTATCGCGCCGATGCTCGCGATGCCGTCGTTCCGAGATGCGCTTGCGAAGTGCCGCGCCCCGGTAGTGGCTGTTTCGCCGCTTGTCGGTGGTGACGCTGTCAAGGGGCCTCTGGCGAAGATCATGCACGAGTTGGGCTTGCCGCGAACTCAACGGTCGCTCGTGGAGTACTATGGCGACCTCGTAGACTGCTGGGTGGTGGACAACCGTGACACGGTGGAAGCCAGAGGGATACCACTGCCGGTTCTGGTGGCCAAAACTGTCATGCATGACGAAGCGAGTCGCGCCCATCTGGCGGCAGAAGTACTCGAATTCGTGTTGTCCCTGCCACGCGGTGGAGGTGAGTCATGATTGGCCGCCGATTTAGATGGGTGGAGGGACAACAGGGGTTGCACGTTGTGGTGCCGGTGAAATCACTGGCACAAAGCAAAAGCCGTCTGGCGCCCCTTCTTGCGGCCCAGGATCGCCAGAAGCTAACACTCGCGATGTGCAGCGATATCCTACAGCTCCTGCGTGGATCGCAGACGATCCAGAGTATCAGCGTCGTGACCCGAGATGCGCAGGTCGCGGCATTGGCGCGAGCCGTGGATGCCACCGTGTTGGTTCAGCAGGCTGATTGCGGATTGACAGCAGCAGTTGAAGCGGCCGCGGCGCACCTTGCGCGCCAGGGAGCCGACAATCTTTTGTATCTGCCTTGTGATGTGCCGCTGCTCGGCTATCAAGATCTTGAAGCATTGGCACACTGCGCGGGCCGACCGTCGTCGATAGCAATTGTGCCGTCACATGATGGCGAGGGAACCAACGGCTTGTTGTGCCGGCCTCCGCAAGGGTTCCCCTTTGCCTTCGAGGGAAACAGCTTCCATCGACATCGAGCGGCGGCGCGCGAAGCGAATTTATGCATGCAGGTGCTGCGTCTCGACGGCCCCGCACTCGACATAGACAAGCCAGACGACGTCGAACGCTTCCTGAAGCGTAGCGCCGGCGATCCGTCGGTGGGTTTACGCAC from the Limibacillus halophilus genome contains:
- the cofD gene encoding 2-phospho-L-lactate transferase, with amino-acid sequence MTGGRILALCGGVGGAKLAHGLAVTVPADKLSIMVNTGDDFEHLGLHISPDVDTVLYTLSGRANKTLGWGRGDETWSFHETLGELGLETWFRLGDRDLALHVERTRQLRSGVSLSDVTAALATRLGVGPRILPMSDQRLSTVVHTASGPLAFQEYFVREGCAPVVEALTYWGAEAAAPSPKALDLLNDDGLEAVVICPSNPFLSIAPMLAMPSFRDALAKCRAPVVAVSPLVGGDAVKGPLAKIMHELGLPRTQRSLVEYYGDLVDCWVVDNRDTVEARGIPLPVLVAKTVMHDEASRAHLAAEVLEFVLSLPRGGGES
- the cofC gene encoding 2-phospho-L-lactate guanylyltransferase, whose product is MIGRRFRWVEGQQGLHVVVPVKSLAQSKSRLAPLLAAQDRQKLTLAMCSDILQLLRGSQTIQSISVVTRDAQVAALARAVDATVLVQQADCGLTAAVEAAAAHLARQGADNLLYLPCDVPLLGYQDLEALAHCAGRPSSIAIVPSHDGEGTNGLLCRPPQGFPFAFEGNSFHRHRAAAREANLCMQVLRLDGPALDIDKPDDVERFLKRSAGDPSVGLRTRRLLLDELQLRQEMAGPGGDFARQGFGMGL